In the Colletotrichum lupini chromosome 1, complete sequence genome, one interval contains:
- a CDS encoding heterokaryon incompatibility protein, whose amino-acid sequence MVVFVFLPSFRLTYLIPYHDLFKRFCWRHHPVLRPFPMHEKYPIASLLFTLRDPAETQILWVYEVLLPEMKAVNAHSRFSEEWQCIENTMIKANTSVTLMKALPFAEAWDDLGKTMVERKNGRISDWPVMRDRYSTAFYLLKQGLMDERLSDLLWNIWARDAADSRDRLFAMLSLAGRSQRLSMKRTVSRYCWRHEARIKKTKRSHCRVGVSEWRSEHSPLKERPKPLVDRSRIDSLFVIGSVESLVVNGHGFTACSSATPVAWFSHDLDRLNVRAVFIDEVRTVASLRGLRSDIGVKNTINDAYLVSQSAFFDGMPHWWSKDEKDGLPSLVKGVLMAGSHAKRPHFRCWVPREHERATKDGSTLYELAGEAHDEVHGIMQGEAIATRKAKIGWDS is encoded by the exons ATGGTTGTATTCGTCTTCCTACCCTCCTTCCGACTGACTTATTTGATCCCCTATCATGATCTTTTCAAGAGGTTTTGCTGGCGTCATCACCCAGTTTTGAGGCCGTTTCCTATGCACGAGAAATATCCT ATTGCATCTCTTCTGTTCACCCTTCGCGACCCTGCCGAAACGCAGATTCTGTGGGTTTACGAA GTCCTTCTGCCGGAGATGAAAGCAGTGAACGCGCACTCACGTTTCTCAGAAGAATGGCAATGCATAGAGAATACAATGATCAAGGCGAACACCTCGGTG ACCTTGATGAAAGCGCTGCCGTTTGCTGAGGCCTGGGACGACTTGGGGAAGACGATGGTTGAGAGAAAGAACGGGCGCATTAGCGACTGGCCAGTAATGAGAGATCGATACTCCACTGCTTTCTACCTCTTGAAGCAGGGACTCATGGACGAAAGACTATCGGATCTCCTGTGGAACATTTGGGCTAGAGACGCGGCCGATTCTCGGGACAGGTTATTTGCGATGCTCAGTCTCGCCGGTAGATCTC AGAGATTATCCATGAAGAGAACAGTCTCGAGATACTGTTGGCGGCACGAAGCCCGAATAAAGAAGACGAAGCGATCTCACTGCCGGGTTGGGGTGTCCGAGTGGCGTAGTGAACATAGCCCGCTCAAGGAACGGCCGAAGCCCCTGGTTGACCGATCCCGAATTGATTCTCTCTTCGTCATCGGGTCTGTCGAATCTCTCGTTGTCAACGGACATGGCTTTACGGCCTGCTCAAGCGCAACCCCAGTCGCTTGGTTCAGCCATGACCTGGACAGATTAAATGTTCGAGCTGTGTTCATCGATGAAGTGAGAACAGTTGCTTCTCTACGTGGGTTAAGATCAGATATCGGCGTCAAGAACACCATAAATGATGCGTATCTCGTTAGTCAGTCCGCATTCTTTGATGGGATGCCTCATTGGTGGAGCAAGGATGAGAAGGATGGATTGCCTAGCCTGGTCAAGGGAGTCCTGATGGCCGGTTCGCATG CTAAGAGACCGCATTTTCGTTGTTGGGTGCCACGGGAACACGAGCGGGCAACAAAGGATGGGTCGACGCTCTATGAGCTGGCAGGAGAGGCTCACG ATGAAGTTCACGGCATCATGCAAGGCGAAGCCATTGCAACCAGGAAGGCCAAGATCGGGTGGGACAGTTGA